From Tachypleus tridentatus isolate NWPU-2018 chromosome 8, ASM421037v1, whole genome shotgun sequence, a single genomic window includes:
- the LOC143224120 gene encoding uncharacterized protein LOC143224120, which produces MKVLFLALALLLSLTMTKSNPIDTAWRLLCKINVENPAKMSEVRKCFKQILSGKSELLLGAIQDCEKAKFPNGKLTNFFKEMCKDEREVDAQEVKECIDKKFVAAKVDPEYTLTEMIDNCF; this is translated from the exons ATGAAAGTTCTTTTCTTAGCTCTTGCGTTGCTTCTaagcctgacgatgaccaaaaGCAACCCTATAGATACAGCTTGGCGACTGTTGTgca AAATTAATGTGGAGAATCCTGCAAAAATGAGCGAAGTGAGAAAATGCTTCAAACAGATTTTGAGTGGAAAGTCAGAATTG CTTTTAGGTGCAATTCAAGATTGTGAAAAGGCAAAATTTCCCAACGGGAAGTTGACCAATTTCTTCAAAGAAATGTGCAAGGATGAAAGAGAAGTGGATGCGCAG GAAGTCAAAGAATGCATTGATAAGAAATTTGTAGCAGCTAAAGTGGATCCAGAATATACACTCACTGAAATGATTGACAACTGTTTTTGA